From a region of the uncultured Draconibacterium sp. genome:
- the hisD gene encoding histidinol dehydrogenase, translated as MKTYINPGRNTWPDILKRPLFDVSELYGRVQNILSEIREQGDEKLREYTERFDGVKLDNFEVTPEEIAKAEATIDQDLKDAIALAAENIRAFHSAQMPEIRKMETAPGVICWQKPVAIEKVGLYIPGGTAPLFSTVLMLALPAKIAGCKQIVLCSPPDKNGNIHPAILYAAKVAGVTQIYKLGGVQAIGAMAYGTETVPKTYKIFGPGNQYVTAAKQLVSMNEVSIDMPAGPSEVLVVADETSNAAFVASDLLSQAEHGADSQVVLVTNNENSLKEVVAEVEAQVAQLPRKELAEKALSNSVLIVVSDETERVDLINEYAPEHLIISTKKYMDLADKITNAGSVFLGEFTPESAGDYASGTNHTLPTNGWARSYSGVNLDSFLKKITFQEISEEGLLAIGPAIEKMAATEQLEAHKNAVTLRLKYLAD; from the coding sequence ATGAAGACTTATATAAATCCGGGAAGAAATACCTGGCCCGATATTTTAAAACGTCCGCTTTTCGATGTTTCGGAATTGTACGGTCGCGTGCAAAATATATTATCTGAAATTCGTGAGCAGGGCGATGAAAAACTTCGCGAATACACCGAACGTTTTGATGGTGTTAAACTGGATAATTTTGAGGTTACACCGGAAGAAATTGCCAAAGCAGAAGCCACAATCGATCAGGATTTAAAAGACGCGATTGCTTTAGCTGCTGAAAACATCAGAGCTTTTCACAGCGCCCAAATGCCCGAAATAAGAAAGATGGAAACCGCGCCCGGCGTAATTTGCTGGCAAAAACCCGTGGCCATCGAAAAAGTTGGATTGTATATTCCGGGCGGAACAGCGCCGCTTTTTTCAACGGTATTGATGTTGGCGCTTCCCGCAAAAATTGCAGGTTGTAAACAAATTGTGCTTTGTTCGCCACCCGATAAAAATGGTAATATCCATCCGGCAATTTTGTATGCTGCAAAGGTTGCAGGCGTAACACAAATCTACAAACTGGGCGGTGTACAAGCTATCGGAGCAATGGCATACGGTACGGAGACCGTTCCGAAAACCTACAAGATTTTTGGTCCGGGAAATCAATATGTAACGGCTGCCAAACAACTGGTTAGTATGAATGAAGTTTCGATCGATATGCCGGCCGGTCCTTCGGAGGTACTGGTAGTTGCCGACGAAACATCGAATGCGGCTTTTGTCGCTTCCGATCTGTTGTCGCAGGCAGAACACGGTGCCGACAGCCAGGTGGTGCTGGTTACCAACAACGAAAATTCGTTAAAAGAAGTAGTTGCTGAAGTTGAAGCACAAGTTGCTCAACTGCCAAGAAAAGAGCTCGCCGAAAAAGCGCTTTCGAACAGTGTTTTGATCGTTGTTTCGGATGAAACAGAGCGTGTCGATCTGATCAATGAGTACGCACCTGAACACCTGATCATCAGCACCAAAAAATATATGGACCTGGCAGATAAAATCACTAACGCCGGATCGGTTTTTCTGGGTGAATTTACACCTGAAAGTGCCGGCGATTATGCTTCGGGCACCAACCATACGCTGCCAACAAACGGCTGGGCACGATCGTATAGTGGAGTAAACCTGGATAGTTTTCTGAAAAAGATCACCTTCCAGGAGATTAGTGAAGAAGGACTTTTGGCAATTGGCCCCGCTATTGAAAAAATGGCCGCTACCGAACAACTTGAAGCGCACAAAAATGCAGTAACTTTACGTTTGAAATATTTAGCTGATTAG
- a CDS encoding 6-bladed beta-propeller gives MKHTNIILLFVTLFVASCTEKPVENSGLPEILLKKSQDILPISSFVENLEYLELKVNEAKIEFGDILNVKELDGDLIILQRRAREISFIRFTQKGDFKNTIVSNKEGSGRIKNPLDIISYQKDFAVLAEDGIYIVGKDGKYKSKLVAAKMPGTKFFESKNQFYVVNDVPGYGLYTVYSPNGKVKKVKFPEERLKDLGRSNLAASGAAAISLVSSYSDTVFAYNNSAFQPEYLIESDGYPSFAEVWRNTDDKDDIKTLKYIHNTHHSKIKSYFENKNYIFLTYWLGSHQTTALIKKKDWEATYFTEAVNNIDGGIWDNPSYLSPKNELYIPITAYKVGGHKISDKRHKEFEKVQLHIAASGNPVLMRCRLK, from the coding sequence GTGAAACATACCAATATTATTTTATTATTCGTAACGCTGTTTGTCGCCTCGTGTACCGAAAAACCGGTTGAGAATAGCGGTTTGCCGGAAATACTGTTGAAAAAATCGCAGGATATTTTGCCGATTTCAAGTTTTGTTGAAAATCTGGAATACCTGGAACTAAAAGTAAACGAAGCTAAAATAGAATTCGGTGATATTTTAAACGTAAAAGAATTGGATGGCGATTTGATCATTCTTCAGCGCAGGGCACGCGAAATCAGTTTTATCAGGTTTACACAAAAAGGCGATTTTAAAAATACCATTGTGAGTAACAAGGAGGGGAGTGGCAGAATTAAAAATCCATTGGATATTATTTCATACCAAAAAGATTTTGCCGTGTTGGCCGAAGATGGGATATACATTGTTGGTAAAGACGGGAAATACAAAAGCAAACTGGTTGCTGCTAAAATGCCGGGAACAAAATTCTTTGAATCGAAAAACCAGTTTTATGTGGTGAACGATGTGCCCGGTTATGGTTTGTACACCGTTTATTCGCCAAACGGGAAAGTGAAAAAAGTGAAATTTCCCGAGGAGCGTTTAAAAGATCTGGGACGTTCGAATCTGGCAGCTTCGGGGGCTGCGGCTATTTCGCTGGTATCGTCATACAGCGATACGGTTTTTGCCTATAATAACTCGGCTTTTCAACCAGAATATTTAATTGAAAGCGACGGTTATCCTTCGTTTGCTGAAGTGTGGCGAAACACCGACGATAAGGACGATATTAAGACATTGAAATACATCCACAATACCCACCACTCGAAAATTAAAAGTTATTTCGAAAACAAGAATTATATTTTTCTAACTTACTGGTTGGGTTCGCATCAAACTACCGCATTAATTAAGAAGAAGGATTGGGAAGCCACTTACTTTACAGAAGCCGTGAATAATATTGATGGTGGTATTTGGGATAATCCTTCATACCTTTCGCCGAAGAATGAACTTTACATACCAATTACAGCTTACAAAGTTGGCGGACATAAAATATCGGATAAACGACACAAGGAGTTTGAAAAAGTGCAATTGCACATTGCAGCTTCCGGCAATCCGGTGCTTATGCGCTGTCGTTTGAAGTAG
- a CDS encoding CAP domain-containing protein, which produces MRNATICIAILLLGLCLRVSGKEDLKDRTLNTAADVNYLSELEKEVVYEINLFRSNPSAYAEKYIAPLAKYYDKKILHYPGDKSIMTQEGVSALRECVRALKNADPAPVLYPNKLLTQAANDHQKDQAKTGKTGHIGKDRSNSKIRIERYGKWQVRIAENIAYGNTSARQIVIFLLIDDGVKNRGHRANLLQTDFKNVGVACGTHPRYQTMCVMDFAGGMENK; this is translated from the coding sequence ATGAGAAACGCGACGATTTGCATAGCGATTTTATTACTTGGTCTGTGCCTGAGAGTTTCGGGCAAAGAAGACTTAAAAGACCGAACACTTAACACTGCAGCCGATGTCAACTACTTGTCGGAATTGGAGAAGGAAGTGGTCTATGAAATCAATTTGTTCCGGTCGAACCCGTCGGCGTACGCTGAGAAATATATTGCTCCACTGGCAAAATACTACGACAAAAAAATATTGCATTATCCCGGCGATAAATCGATAATGACACAGGAAGGTGTAAGCGCTTTGCGTGAATGTGTGCGCGCGTTGAAAAATGCAGATCCTGCTCCGGTTTTATATCCCAATAAATTGTTGACCCAAGCGGCCAATGATCACCAAAAAGACCAGGCCAAAACCGGTAAAACAGGGCACATTGGAAAAGATCGATCAAACTCAAAAATCAGGATCGAACGTTACGGAAAATGGCAGGTTCGAATTGCTGAAAATATTGCTTATGGAAATACTTCAGCACGGCAAATTGTTATTTTTCTTCTGATCGACGATGGCGTAAAAAACCGTGGTCACCGCGCCAACCTTCTCCAAACTGATTTCAAAAACGTTGGAGTAGCCTGTGGCACACATCCACGGTACCAAACCATGTGTGTTATGGATTTTGCGGGAGGAATGGAAAATAAATGA
- a CDS encoding glycoside hydrolase family 88 protein, whose product MNKIIILLLAAVVLGGTTQAQKAGNEKLFKDKTIKKTMKKALDWQLEHPKHELYDWTNGAFYAGAFAAYESTGLKKIWKAMYEMGEANEWKPGPRLHHADDHVICQTYIDMYRVSGEKKMIEPFIATMDEFMKTPYEADGIYEKTWWWCDALFMAPPALVKLGMTLDDDKYLKLSDKLWKETYDLLWDKEYHLYARDMSYKWDEPGIEKKQEANGKKIFWSRGNGWVMGGLVRVLSELPEDYPNRDFYIQNYKEMAAKILSLQQEDGLWRSSLLDPESYPGGEASGSGFYCYALAWGINNGILDKETYLPAVEKAWVGLNGLLQPDGHVGWCQPIGADPRKNFEADSWEVYGTGAFLLAGSEVIKLD is encoded by the coding sequence ATGAATAAAATAATCATTCTTTTACTGGCCGCGGTAGTTCTGGGAGGAACAACGCAGGCACAAAAAGCGGGTAACGAAAAGCTTTTTAAAGACAAAACCATTAAAAAAACGATGAAAAAGGCTTTGGACTGGCAATTGGAGCATCCAAAGCACGAGTTGTACGACTGGACCAACGGTGCATTTTACGCCGGAGCTTTTGCAGCCTATGAATCAACGGGCTTGAAAAAGATTTGGAAAGCCATGTACGAAATGGGAGAGGCCAACGAGTGGAAACCGGGGCCGCGTTTGCATCATGCCGACGACCATGTGATTTGCCAGACATACATTGATATGTACAGGGTTTCGGGCGAAAAGAAAATGATTGAACCATTCATAGCAACCATGGATGAGTTTATGAAAACGCCCTACGAAGCCGATGGAATTTACGAAAAAACCTGGTGGTGGTGCGATGCCTTGTTTATGGCTCCACCGGCATTGGTAAAGCTGGGAATGACTTTAGACGATGATAAATACCTGAAACTTTCGGATAAACTGTGGAAAGAAACCTACGACCTGCTTTGGGACAAAGAATATCATTTGTATGCACGCGATATGAGCTACAAATGGGACGAACCCGGAATTGAAAAAAAGCAGGAAGCTAATGGCAAGAAAATTTTCTGGTCGAGAGGAAATGGCTGGGTAATGGGCGGTTTGGTTCGTGTTCTTTCTGAATTGCCTGAGGATTATCCAAATCGTGATTTTTACATTCAGAATTACAAAGAAATGGCTGCCAAAATTCTTTCGCTACAACAGGAAGATGGTTTGTGGCGTTCCAGCCTGCTCGATCCTGAATCGTATCCCGGAGGAGAGGCCAGCGGCTCAGGATTTTACTGCTATGCATTGGCCTGGGGAATAAATAATGGAATTCTGGATAAAGAAACTTATTTGCCTGCAGTTGAAAAAGCGTGGGTAGGACTGAATGGATTGCTTCAGCCCGACGGACATGTGGGCTGGTGCCAACCCATTGGTGCCGATCCACGGAAAAACTTCGAAGCAGACAGCTGGGAAGTATACGGAACCGGAGCCTTTTTACTGGCCGGCAGTGAGGTGATAAAACTGGATTAA
- a CDS encoding group 1 truncated hemoglobin — protein METPVEQSLYERLGGIEGITSIVDDIVENHMSNPAVNARFLPLKDDPAHFAEVRQHLINFLAAGSGGPEEYTGKDMLSSHRGMNIGQGEYMSVIDDIMDALAKNNIDEQTQKDVLAIAYSLKGDIAGV, from the coding sequence ATGGAAACACCAGTAGAACAAAGCCTTTACGAAAGACTTGGAGGCATAGAAGGAATTACGTCGATTGTTGACGACATCGTAGAAAACCACATGAGCAATCCGGCTGTAAACGCACGCTTTTTACCGTTAAAAGACGATCCGGCACATTTTGCCGAGGTGAGGCAACACCTTATTAACTTTTTGGCAGCCGGAAGTGGAGGTCCGGAAGAATACACCGGAAAAGACATGCTTTCGTCACATAGAGGTATGAACATTGGGCAGGGTGAATACATGTCAGTAATAGACGACATTATGGATGCATTGGCCAAAAACAACATCGACGAGCAAACACAAAAAGATGTGCTGGCAATTGCCTATTCATTAAAAGGTGACATTGCCGGTGTTTGA
- a CDS encoding FtsX-like permease family protein: protein MILSIAWRNVWRSRTRSIVMIAAIALGLFAGIFMMAFMNGMYNSRIESATKSELSHIQVHAPHFLDNTESELFISDGFELAKQIEALDSVEAASPRLIAEPFIMAAHGTGGGKMLGIDPEKEKQVTDIWEHVIDGTYLEKTSRMPPVLVGKKMADKLRLKVGTKINVQLVDFNGDLSSKGYRVAGIYKTVNTGFDEMHLFVNINDLRTQIGIQPDAVHEIAILLKNNSYAQPVKPSVQKIAAGMDVQTWKEISPEMSIITDSLDQYMYIFILIILIALCFGIINTMLMAVLERVKEIGMLMAVGMNKRKIFSMIILESIMLTLTGGVVGIIMGIGISRIFENHPINLSAFAQGLEQYGMSTEIATVFPSHSLGILITLVVLTGLISAIYPARKALKLNPAEATRTD, encoded by the coding sequence ATGATACTTTCAATAGCATGGCGAAACGTTTGGCGAAGCAGAACCCGCAGTATAGTAATGATTGCGGCCATCGCGTTGGGCCTTTTTGCAGGCATATTCATGATGGCATTTATGAATGGTATGTACAATTCGCGTATTGAATCGGCCACCAAATCGGAGTTGTCGCACATACAGGTGCACGCTCCACATTTTCTGGATAACACCGAATCAGAATTATTTATTTCTGACGGCTTTGAACTGGCCAAACAAATTGAGGCACTCGATTCTGTTGAAGCTGCCTCTCCCCGACTGATTGCCGAGCCGTTTATAATGGCAGCCCACGGAACGGGTGGAGGGAAAATGCTGGGAATCGATCCGGAAAAAGAAAAGCAGGTGACCGACATTTGGGAACACGTGATTGACGGTACCTACCTCGAAAAAACGAGCCGGATGCCCCCGGTACTGGTGGGGAAAAAGATGGCCGACAAACTACGTTTAAAAGTTGGAACCAAAATAAATGTACAACTGGTTGATTTTAATGGCGACTTATCCTCAAAGGGTTACCGCGTGGCAGGCATTTACAAAACGGTAAACACTGGTTTCGATGAAATGCATTTGTTCGTCAACATCAACGACCTGCGAACGCAAATTGGCATTCAACCCGACGCTGTTCATGAAATAGCTATCCTGTTAAAAAACAACAGTTATGCACAGCCTGTAAAACCATCTGTGCAAAAAATTGCAGCAGGAATGGACGTACAAACCTGGAAAGAAATAAGTCCGGAAATGTCCATCATCACCGATTCACTGGACCAATACATGTACATTTTTATTCTGATTATTCTTATCGCCCTGTGTTTTGGAATTATCAACACCATGCTAATGGCAGTGCTTGAACGTGTAAAAGAAATCGGAATGCTAATGGCCGTTGGAATGAATAAACGAAAAATCTTTAGCATGATTATCCTCGAATCGATTATGCTGACGCTGACAGGCGGAGTCGTAGGAATAATTATGGGAATAGGAATATCGCGGATTTTTGAAAACCACCCCATCAACCTTTCTGCATTTGCCCAGGGATTGGAGCAATACGGTATGTCTACCGAAATAGCAACGGTTTTCCCATCTCACTCATTAGGAATATTAATAACGTTGGTGGTATTAACCGGATTGATCTCTGCGATTTACCCGGCACGAAAAGCGCTAAAGTTAAATCCGGCAGAAGCCACGAGAACGGATTAA
- the ssb gene encoding single-stranded DNA-binding protein, producing the protein MNALRNSVRLLGHLGEDPKVKRLESGKVVANFNIATNEVYRDSNGNKQTETTWHHLVAWGKNAEVAEKYLKKGKEIAIEGKLTNRQWEDKNGEKQYMTEIVINSLLMLDKASN; encoded by the coding sequence ATGAATGCATTAAGAAACAGCGTACGATTGTTAGGTCACCTTGGAGAAGATCCAAAAGTAAAAAGGTTAGAGAGTGGAAAAGTGGTTGCTAATTTTAACATTGCTACCAATGAAGTTTACCGCGACAGCAACGGAAATAAACAAACCGAAACCACCTGGCACCATTTGGTGGCATGGGGCAAAAATGCCGAGGTTGCTGAAAAGTACCTGAAAAAAGGAAAAGAGATTGCCATTGAAGGGAAATTGACCAACCGTCAGTGGGAAGATAAAAACGGCGAGAAACAGTACATGACAGAGATTGTAATTAACTCGCTGTTGATGTTGGATAAAGCATCGAATTAA
- a CDS encoding EamA family transporter: MTTRQYILFAIPSLIWGSTWYAIKFQLGTVDPLLSVAYRFLAAGILLILFCLATGRKMKFTLREHLMMLLLGLCLFGMNYWFVYEVETTLTSGIVAVIFSLIIFFNIFFNAVLLKGKIKPDVIVAAVLGVGGTALLFKNELVKFQGASDNWIIFLLCFGGLTFASLGNIISAYKQKKNLPVLQANAYGMLYGGLAMFAMVLLLGKPLNFEASLNYSVSLLYLSIFGSIIAFSSYLKLLGEIGPDRSIYVAIITPAIALLISTFFEGYRWDVFAVLGILLLFSGNILALRFKTKKTVT, from the coding sequence ATGACAACAAGACAATATATACTGTTTGCTATTCCATCGCTGATCTGGGGATCCACATGGTATGCCATTAAGTTTCAACTGGGAACGGTTGATCCGCTGTTATCGGTTGCCTATCGCTTTCTGGCAGCCGGGATTCTGCTCATTTTATTTTGCCTGGCAACAGGAAGAAAAATGAAATTCACACTACGCGAACACCTGATGATGCTTCTGCTGGGGCTTTGCCTTTTCGGAATGAACTACTGGTTTGTGTACGAAGTGGAAACCACTTTAACAAGCGGTATTGTAGCAGTAATATTTTCGTTGATCATTTTCTTCAATATCTTTTTCAATGCAGTTTTGTTAAAAGGCAAAATAAAGCCCGATGTTATTGTGGCTGCTGTTTTGGGAGTTGGAGGAACAGCTTTGTTATTTAAGAACGAGCTGGTAAAGTTTCAGGGGGCAAGCGACAACTGGATTATCTTTTTGCTTTGTTTCGGAGGTTTAACCTTTGCTTCCTTAGGAAACATTATTTCGGCTTATAAGCAAAAGAAAAACCTGCCAGTTCTACAGGCCAATGCTTACGGAATGTTGTATGGAGGATTGGCTATGTTTGCAATGGTATTACTACTTGGCAAACCGCTCAATTTTGAAGCTTCGCTGAACTATTCGGTGTCGTTATTGTATCTCTCAATTTTTGGATCGATAATAGCCTTTTCCTCTTATTTAAAACTGCTTGGAGAAATCGGTCCCGACCGTTCGATTTACGTTGCAATAATTACTCCGGCTATTGCTTTGTTAATTTCTACTTTTTTTGAAGGTTACCGCTGGGATGTATTCGCAGTGTTGGGAATACTTTTGCTATTTTCGGGCAACATTCTGGCTTTACGATTTAAAACAAAAAAAACAGTTACATGA
- a CDS encoding ABC transporter ATP-binding protein, whose protein sequence is MKIIEIKNLHKIYNGSSVSVHAVNGINMSIEEGEFTAIVGPSGSGKTTLLNIIGGLDDASEGSVEIEGVKINELSSRKLTDFRMKNIGFVFQAYNLIPVLTAKENVEFIMHLQGSKKADRDARTSELLKAVGLGEMMDRRPSKLSGGQQQRVAVARALASKPKFVLADEPTANLDSHSTENLLDIMEQLNKEEKITFIFSTHDQRVVNKARRVITIEDGKIISDERK, encoded by the coding sequence ATGAAAATAATAGAAATCAAAAACCTGCACAAGATTTACAACGGCAGCTCCGTTTCGGTACATGCGGTAAACGGAATAAACATGTCGATTGAAGAGGGTGAATTTACCGCCATTGTTGGTCCGTCCGGATCGGGAAAAACCACTTTGCTCAATATCATTGGTGGTTTGGATGATGCCTCAGAAGGATCAGTAGAAATTGAAGGCGTTAAGATCAATGAACTTTCATCACGAAAACTGACCGATTTCAGAATGAAAAATATTGGTTTTGTCTTTCAGGCCTATAACCTGATTCCTGTTCTTACGGCCAAAGAGAATGTAGAATTTATTATGCACCTGCAGGGAAGCAAAAAGGCTGACCGCGACGCACGTACCAGCGAACTGCTTAAAGCGGTTGGTCTGGGTGAAATGATGGACCGACGGCCATCGAAATTATCGGGCGGGCAACAACAGCGGGTGGCTGTTGCACGGGCTTTGGCATCGAAACCAAAATTCGTACTGGCCGATGAACCTACGGCCAATCTTGATTCGCACTCCACCGAAAACCTGCTCGATATTATGGAGCAACTTAATAAAGAGGAAAAAATAACGTTTATATTTTCAACACACGACCAGCGGGTGGTAAACAAAGCGCGGCGTGTAATTACCATCGAGGATGGAAAGATCATCAGCGATGAGAGAAAGTAG
- the hisG gene encoding ATP phosphoribosyltransferase translates to MEKLKIAIQTKGRLNEDSMGLINEAGIGLSVGKRKLVSEAKNFPMDALFLRDDDIPQTVADGVADIGVVGENEMAEKDENVVIAKRLGFSKCRLSLAIPKSIDYPGVEFFNGKKIATSYPVILKKFLDENNINAEIHVITGSVEIAPGIGLADAIFDIVSSGSTLVSNRLKEVEVVMKSEAVLIANPNLSAEKQEILDELIFRIESVQRAEGKKYILLNVPNEKVEEVTSLLPGMKSPTLVPLAKEGWSSMHSVIAEDDFWEVIGKLKKAGAEGILVVPIEKMIF, encoded by the coding sequence ATGGAAAAACTTAAAATTGCAATTCAAACTAAAGGAAGGTTAAACGAAGACTCAATGGGGCTAATCAACGAGGCCGGAATTGGATTGAGCGTTGGTAAACGTAAATTGGTATCGGAAGCGAAAAACTTCCCAATGGATGCCTTGTTTTTACGCGACGATGATATTCCGCAAACCGTTGCCGACGGAGTTGCTGACATCGGTGTTGTTGGCGAAAACGAAATGGCAGAGAAAGACGAAAACGTGGTAATAGCCAAACGTCTTGGTTTCTCTAAATGCCGCCTTTCACTGGCCATTCCAAAATCAATCGATTATCCGGGCGTTGAGTTCTTTAACGGCAAAAAAATTGCCACCTCCTACCCTGTTATCCTGAAAAAGTTTCTGGACGAAAACAATATTAATGCAGAAATTCACGTGATTACCGGATCGGTAGAAATTGCGCCGGGAATAGGTTTGGCCGATGCTATTTTCGATATTGTAAGTTCAGGTTCTACCTTGGTGAGCAACCGCCTGAAAGAAGTTGAAGTGGTAATGAAATCGGAAGCGGTATTGATTGCCAATCCAAACCTTTCGGCTGAAAAGCAGGAAATTCTTGATGAGCTGATCTTCAGAATTGAATCGGTACAACGTGCTGAGGGTAAAAAATACATTCTTCTGAATGTTCCAAACGAAAAAGTGGAAGAAGTTACTTCGCTGCTTCCGGGAATGAAATCACCAACACTGGTTCCGCTGGCAAAAGAAGGCTGGAGTTCGATGCACTCGGTTATTGCAGAAGATGACTTTTGGGAAGTAATTGGCAAATTGAAAAAAGCCGGTGCCGAAGGAATATTGGTTGTTCCTATTGAGAAAATGATTTTCTAG
- a CDS encoding NAD-dependent epimerase/dehydratase family protein, with protein sequence MTKQTILGAGGAIGVELAKALPKYTDKIRLVSRNPQKVNEKDELMKADLLNPKEVDKAINGSSVVYVTIGFPYSYKFWKANWAPFMRSVIDACKRHDAKLVFFDNIYMYDQNHLNGMTEETPINPPSKKGEVRAELVKMIMDEVDKGTLTALIARAADFYGPGIKNTSVLTEMVIDPLSKGKPADWMGSVHFKHAFTYTPDAGKATALLGNTDSAFNQVWHMPTAKNAPSGKEWIEQIASAFNTKPKHRVASKFILKMIGIFIPVLREMPEMIYQYDRDYVFNSDKFEKAFNFKPTSYEDGLKEIIKTDYPN encoded by the coding sequence ATGACCAAGCAAACAATTTTAGGAGCAGGCGGAGCCATTGGCGTTGAACTGGCAAAAGCATTGCCAAAATACACCGACAAGATTAGATTGGTGAGTCGTAACCCGCAAAAAGTGAACGAAAAAGATGAATTAATGAAAGCTGATCTACTCAACCCGAAAGAAGTAGACAAAGCAATTAATGGTTCGTCGGTTGTTTATGTTACCATTGGCTTTCCATACAGTTACAAATTCTGGAAAGCCAACTGGGCACCGTTTATGCGCTCGGTTATCGATGCCTGCAAAAGACACGATGCTAAACTGGTTTTCTTCGATAATATCTACATGTACGATCAAAATCACCTGAATGGAATGACAGAGGAAACACCAATTAATCCGCCCAGCAAAAAAGGCGAAGTTCGGGCTGAGTTGGTAAAAATGATCATGGATGAAGTAGACAAGGGAACTCTTACTGCACTGATTGCACGTGCCGCTGATTTCTATGGTCCGGGAATTAAAAACACCAGTGTGCTTACCGAAATGGTCATTGATCCGTTAAGTAAAGGAAAACCAGCCGACTGGATGGGATCGGTACATTTCAAACACGCCTTTACCTATACCCCCGATGCCGGAAAAGCCACTGCCCTGCTCGGAAACACCGATTCGGCATTCAACCAGGTGTGGCACATGCCAACCGCTAAAAATGCGCCAAGCGGTAAAGAATGGATCGAACAGATTGCTTCGGCCTTCAATACAAAGCCAAAACACAGGGTGGCATCAAAATTCATATTAAAAATGATTGGGATTTTTATTCCGGTGCTGCGCGAAATGCCCGAAATGATATACCAGTACGATCGCGACTATGTTTTTAACTCCGATAAATTTGAAAAAGCTTTCAATTTTAAACCCACTTCCTACGAGGATGGATTAAAAGAAATCATAAAAACCGATTACCCGAATTAA
- a CDS encoding GIY-YIG nuclease family protein, with amino-acid sequence MKGGFVYIMSNSKRTTFYIGVTSDLKTRIADHKNGIGSAFTSKYKLTDLMYYEDFPDIYQAIDREKQLKNWHRDWKINLIKSVNPEMNDLYWGIR; translated from the coding sequence ATGAAAGGAGGATTTGTTTATATAATGAGTAATTCAAAAAGAACCACATTTTATATTGGTGTAACAAGTGATCTGAAAACAAGGATTGCTGATCACAAAAATGGAATTGGTTCAGCATTTACATCAAAGTATAAACTAACAGATTTAATGTACTACGAAGATTTTCCGGATATTTACCAGGCCATCGATCGGGAAAAACAACTGAAGAACTGGCATCGGGATTGGAAAATCAACCTTATTAAATCTGTGAATCCTGAAATGAATGATCTTTATTGGGGAATTAGATAA